In a single window of the Scyliorhinus torazame isolate Kashiwa2021f chromosome 2, sScyTor2.1, whole genome shotgun sequence genome:
- the LOC140391601 gene encoding dynein beta chain, ciliary-like, with the protein MSEERVGTNAPTPSARAEDERIHFIKEQVFRSLKVKSERWNKFIALDENKKLLLDFLDERQPGKLLFTGAGGALHVDQQLSFPPKSKMLYIFKNCSGRLSNNDQKNELMLGEILQHPVEHLTILINEVLVPILSNTNNHLGWPQAVCHDVRKYIEIIKSKIFDVHGQMEGKTILPLPLIPESIFENQEMEIQAKYVLLHLILAYP; encoded by the exons ATGTCTGAAGAGAGAGTTGGTACGAATGCTCCCACACCCAGTGCTCGTGCTGAAGACGAGCGAATACATTTTATAAAAGAGCAGGTGTTTAGATCGTTAAAAGTCAAATCTGAAAGGTGGAATAAATTCATCGCGCTGGATGAGAACAAAAAACTGCTGCTGGACTTTCTTGATGAAAGGCAGCCGGGAAAGCTGCTATTTACTGGAGCGGGAGGAGCTTTGCATGTCGACCAACAG CTGTCCTTCCCACCAAAAAGCAAAATGCTTTATATTTTCAAAAACTGCAGTGGAAGATTGTCAAATAATGACCAAAAAAATGAACTGATGCTTGGAGAGATCTTACAACACCCAGTGGAACACCTCACCATTTTAATCAATGAG GTTCTGGTTCCTATTTTGTCCAATACAAATAATCATTTGGGGTGGCCACAGGCTGTATGTCATGATGTCAGAAAATATATCGAAATAATAAAAAGCAAGATATTTGATGTTCATGGCCAAATGGAAGGAAAAACTATTTTGCCATTACCTCTGATCCCTGAAAGTATCTTTGAAAACCAAGAAATGGAAATTCAAGCCAAGTATGTTCTTTTACATCTGATACTTGCTTATCCATAG